The region GGCCAGCGTGAGTTGCGAGCTCTTCGGGCGCACCAGCTATGATGTCAGCTACGTCGAGCCTTACTGGGACGAGAAAGGCACCTCGCTGGAACTGAGCATCTTCGACACGGAACGGCGCAGGCAGTTTGTCGGTGGCGCGGCGGTGAGCACCGCCAACGACAAGTTCGACGAGCGTCGAGAGGGCGGGAGTATCCGGCTCTCGAGACCGCTCGATGAGGAAGGGCGCAACCGCGTCTCGCTCCGCTTCCGCAGCGAGAAGGTGTCCAGCTCCTACTTCCAGGGCACGCGGACCCTCGCTCCTGTCTCTACGACGGGCGTTGACACCCAGTCCACCAACTACACCGACTACGCGGACGTACCGGTGGACAACCCGGACCTACTGCCCGACACCCCCGAGCCGGGCGACATCAACGGACCACTCGTTGTCGCTGCCCCGCTGCATCCGGGCGGACGCCTGAGCAGTCTGACCTTCGGCTACACCAACGACCTCCGGGATTCGCGCAGCAACACCACCCGTGGGGCCTACAGCTCCTTCTCGGCCGAGGTTGCCGGGTCGTTCTTCGGCGGCGAGACCTCCTTCCGGAAAGTGCAGGGCGAGCACCGGCGATACTACACCGTGCGCGAGAAGGACGTTCTGGCTTTGCGTGTCATGGGCGGCATCAGCATCGGTGACCTCCCGCTCTTCGAGTCCTACAGCGTCGGTGGCGCGAACACCCTCCGTGGCTACGAGGAGGACCGGTTCCGCGGCAAGCGTATGCTCCTGGGAACGGTCGAGTACCGCCATCCTCTATCTGCCAGCCTCAGCATCGTGGGCTTCGTCGACGCAGGCGATGCCTTCGGTGGACGCTTCGATACGCCGGTCCCCGGCTTCACGGTGACCGCCGAGGATGAGGGCTTCAGCTCTCACGTTGGCGCCGGCGTCGGGATGCGGGTCGACACGCCGCTTGGTCCGCTACGCCTCGACTTCGGCTGGGGCGATGAGGGGAGCCAGGCTCACTTCAGCTTCGGCCAGACCTTCTAGCCTGAGGCCCCGCCATCGGGTGCCCCCAAGGATAGGTACGCGAGGCGGCCTTAGTGGTCGCCTCGCGGCGGTTCTTGCGGTCCATGAGCGGCCCACCAATTGCAGGATCGTGACCGCGAGGCGTCTCTCTCCTGTCTCCCCGAGGATCGCAGGACGCCTTGCGCTTCGAGCTTCGCTATGAGAACACGCTACCGCCGACTGATCTGTGCGCTTCCGATGGTGCTCGCGCTCCTTGTGCTGGCTGCTGCGACGCTGCAGCGCCTTGGCCCGCACTGGTGGCCTGAGCGCCGACCTCCTGCCGCGGGCGCGTCCTACGAGGAGTGGGCGAGGAGAGAGTTTCTCCGTTGCCATCCGGGGGACAAGCCCCGCAACTGGGAGGTCGCTCGCGCAGCGGAGCGTCTCTACAAGGCGAAACCCATGGGCAAGTTCGTCCTCGGCTTGCGGAAGGGCTACTGGGGGAACGACTGCTCTGATTTCGTGGCCTGCGCGATTGACGACGGCCTTGGCGTCAGGGCCCGTTTCCGGCGCGGGTCCGACCAGCACCTCCTGGGCGAAGACCGTAGGCTATGGGAGGAGAGCGACTGGACCCCGGGCATGGCAGTTCAGCCCGGCGACGTCGTCAGTGTTCGACATTCCCCCTGGTATGCCCCCACCGATGCCTCCTGCTCCCACGTCGGGATCGTCGGGACCGACGGCATGGTCTATGACTTCGTCAAGCTGCGTCGCTGGTCGGACGCGCGCTACGGCCGCAGTGACTTCGACTGGTTCGTGCGCCACAACCCGTCCCCAGGGCAGGTGGTGATCCGCAGACTCAACGCGGCCTATCGCTACCGTGTCGATCCCCTTCCTCAGCCTCGTCCCTTGCAGGTGAAGCGACCAGGCAGCGTCGGATCCCATGACCCCACCGAAGGCTGAGAACCAGTCGGCAGGAGCTTCCTCTGCCACGCCAACGTTGACGCCCTCCTTTAGGTTGGTGTATCCTGAGACCGACACTGCGGCGCGTCGCTTTGCAGACTGGGCGCCGGCAGTATGCTGGCCCCTTGGGTCGGCTTGTTGCCTCTTGTTGAGGCCTACCGAAGCGGGCCGGAGGCCAGCGTCCAATGGGCGTCGCCGTCTCTCATAGCTTAACTGAGTGCCTTGGCGCGACCGTATCGCGCTACCCCGATCGACCGGCACTGACAATCGATGACAGGACCTTCACATACGCCCAACTCGCAGGAGCCGTGGGTGCTCTCGCTGCAGCCTTGGCCGAAGGGGGTGTCGGCCCGGACCAGCGCGTGGCGATCCTGTTCCCTAACAGTCCCCAGTTCGTCATCTCCTACTTCGCCGTCTTGCAGACAGGGGCTACCGTCGTACCCTTGCACTGCCTGCAGGGCCCCGAGGAGCTCGCGCACGCCGTCAACGACAGCGGGGCCGAGACTCTGGTGGCCCTTAATGCGCTTGCGCCCGTGGTGGAGGCGGTTCGTCTACGCGCTCCCGGTCTCAAGCGCGTGATCATCAGCGGCGAATCCAAGCTGGAGGGCGTCGAGAGCTGGGAGTCGCTCCTGCGGCCGCGAATGGGCCCGGCTCCCGTCGTGCCGCGCACCGAAGATGACCTCGCTGTCCTGATCTACACCTCTGGGACGACGGGCCGTCCGAAGGGTGCGATGCTCAGCCACGGGAATCTGCTCGCGAATGCCCGCAGCTGCAAGCAGGTGCTCGAGATCAATCATAACGATGTGTTCTGCGGGGTTCTGCCGCTATTCCACGCCTTTGGCGCCACCATATGCATGATTCTGCCGGTGATGTGCGGCGCACAGAGCGTGCTGGTCCCCAAATTCTCCCCTCTGACCGTCCTTGAGACGGTGGTCGCCTACAAAGCCACGGTCCTTGCCGGCGTCCCCTCGATGTTTGCCGTCATGGCGCAGGTCAGGACCGAACGCAACTTCGACCTCAGCGGGCTCCGCGCGTGCGCCTCCGGTGGTGCAGCGCTGCCAAACGAAGTGCTCTATGCCTTCGATGAGCGGTACGGCACCCACATCGTCGAGGGCTACGGGCCGACGGAGGCTTCGCCGGTTGTCAGCGTGAACCCGCCCAGAGGGCTGCGCAAGGTCGGCACTGTCGGACCAGCCCTGCCACAGGTGTCGATACGCATCTGCGACGAGGACATGAACTGGGTGCCGGCAGGGACTGAGGGCGAGATCTGCGTACAGGGCCCCAACGTCATGCAGGGCTACTGGCACAATCCCACGGCGACCGCCGAGACGATCCGCAACGGTTGGCTGCTGACGGGCGACATCGGCATGCTCGACGAGGACGGGTACCTCAGCATCTGCGACCGGAAAAAAGACATGATCATCGTGGGGGGCATGAACGTCTATCCACGAGAGGTGGAAGACGTCCTCTTCCGTCTGCCCGCAGTGGCGGAAGCTGCGGTCATCGGCGTGCCCAGCCGTCTGCGCGGTGAGGATGTGAAGGCCTTCATCTCGCTACGTGAGGGCGCTTCACTGGAGGCGCAGACCGTCATCGACTTCTGCAAGAACCACCTCGCCAACTACAAGGTCCCGCGGACCGTGGAGTTCCGAGAGGCGTTGCCGCTTTCCGGAACCGGGAAGGTGCTGAAGCGGCTTCTCCGGGAGGAACATCAAGCCTGCCGGTAAGTCGAGGCTGCTGGTTCCCTCCATCTTCGTCTGCGAGCCCCAACCGACAGGAGACATGGGACCTGTGCGCATTCTCCCTCCCTTGCTGGTAGTCGCCTTAGCCGTCGTCATCGGATGCTGCGCTGAAGCGGCCCCGATCATGGACGGCAGCCACGTCAGCGAGATGACGCTCGACAACGGGCTGCGGGTGATTGTCAAACACGAGCCCTACTGGGGCCTGGTCACCTTCGGCTTCTGCGTGAAGGCCTCCCCGCTCTACGAGTCCGACTCTCAGCGTGGACTCTCCGACCTGGTCCGCTACATGATGTTTGATGTGGCGCCGGCAGGTTCCGAGCGATTCGAGGACTATGTCGAGGACCTCGGCGGGTCCTTCGATAGCTACACCTCTCCCGATGCCACCCAGATCCGCTGCACGACTTCGGCGTTCTCCTTCCCCGAGGTGCTACCCCGGCTCGTGAAGGCAACCCTAGAGCCGCGCTTCGATGAAGGACTCTGGGCCCAGAAGCTTCAGGAGCTCCGTCGCCGTCTGCTTGACGCCCAGACGCAGCCGATGACGCGCATGTACAGCCTCCTGTGGGAGACCGCCTTCCGACAGCACCCCTATGGACGCCCGATCGCAGGGACGGCCGACGGGATCGCGGCCTACACCTCCCAGAGCCTCGCCGACTTCCACAAGGCTCTCTACGTCCCCAACAACATGTCGCTGATCGTCGTGGGCGATGTCACGCCGCAAGCGGTCTTCGACCTCGCAAAGGCCAACCTAACGAGCTATCCCTCGCGCTCGCTGAAGCTGCCCGTGGTTGTACCCGAGCCGACGCAGACCGAGCCCCGCACGCGCCTGGAGAAGGCCCCGGTGCGTGGCACCCTTGTGACTTACGCCTGGCGAGCGGTCGACGTGCGCAACAAGCGCGATGTGTGCACTCTCGACGTCCTCTACACGCTCCTGGGCGAGGGAGAGAACTCGCGACTGACGAAGGCCCTGCTCGAGCGCGAACAGGTCTCCGCGGTGCCCGAGGTCGAGTTCATCACGAAGCGCGATCAGGGGCTGTTCGTCGTCACCTGCATCTCCAAGACCGAGGCAGAGTTCGAGACCCGCGAGACCGTCCTGTCTGAGGTCGCCAAGCTCCGCGACACCCCGGTGAGCGCTGAGGAACTGGCGAAGGCCAAAGCGGTGCTGAAGGCAGGCTACGCCTTCGACAGCCAGAGCTACTCCTCGCAGTTCGGCTCTATGGCCTTCTACGAAGCCATCGACAGCTACCGCTTCGCCATGGACTACGCGGCGGAGGTGGACCGAGTCACTGTTGAGGACGTCCAGCGCGTAGCCAAGACCTGTCTGGACCCGGAGAAGTACAACCTGGTCATCATCCGGCCTCGGTCCGGTGGGGAAACATCGAAGGAGGCTCGCCTGATCCCGTGAAGCGCGCCCTTGTGGTATTGCTGGTTCTTGCACTCACCGAGGCCGTCGGGCTTGTGCCTGGCGCCTCAGCCGCAGCGCTCCCAAATGGCATGACCCTTGTGCCGGTGGAGTGCCGCGGCAGCAGCATCTGTGGGATTCACTTGGCGCTGAAGATCGGGCCGGAGCGCGTCCCTGCCTCCAAGGCGGGACTACGGGCTCTCACCCAGCAGGTCCTCCTGGGCCGTCTGCGCGACGAAATGGGCAAGCGCGGCGACCTGCTGGACCTCCGCCTCGAAGGCGGCCAGGGAGCCGCCTTCAGCGTCCAGACGGAGTGGGACTACGTCGAGTTCCGCGCTTCGGTGACGGATACCAACCTCGACAAGATGCTCAAGTTCCTCGCCCAATCCGTCTTTGAGGCGGACTGGGGCGAAGATGACATCGTCCGCGCGAAGGACCTCATGGACCGTGACCGCAGCAGCGAAGGCGGCACGGACACGCCTGCCTCCTCGGCCTTCTCGCTGTTCCGCAAGGCCATCCTCGGAGACACCCCGCTGTCCCAGCCGGTCTATGGCACCAGCGAATCCCGTGCGAAGATCACCCTGGCGGACGTGAAGGCCTTCTACAAGAGCTACTATGTGCCGAACCTCTCGTCGCTGTGCGTGGTCGCTCCCCTGACCCCAAAGCAGATCACCGACCTGGCCACGAAGTCCTTCGGCAGCTACAAGCCGCGAGACGTTTCGCGTCTTGCCGAGGTGACGCCGGGCCCGAAGGAGTCTCGGGTCGAGATTGGCGCCAGCCCCGACCTCGACACTGCGGTCATCATCGTCGGTATCCCGGTTGGTGCACCCGGCACGGACGCCTTCCTGATGGGCGAGATCGTCCACGCAGCGCTCACCGGGCCAAAGGGCTCACTGACTGCTGACCCGTCGCTCCTGACCGTCTTCAGCCTCCCTGAGCGACTGGGCAACGCCGTCCCCGGCGTCGTCGGTGTGCTACCGCTGGCCTATGAGCGGCAGCCCTATCTTGCCGCCTTTGCACGAGCGGCGCCCACCTCCGTCGAGGCGGTTCGCGCGGGCATTCTCAAGCACTTCCAGGAACTCGCAACGAAGCCGCTGTCGCCCGAGGCGCTGAAGCGGGCCAAGACGCGAGCCATCAATCTGCACGCCTCGCCCCTGGAGGATGCCGTGACTGCCGCCTCTGTGATCAACCGAGCGTCGCTTTACGGCCTTGACTACACGAAGCAGTCGGACTACGCGACCAGGATCTCAGCAGTGACCGCGGAGGCCTTGCAGCAGTTCGCCAAGACCAGC is a window of Armatimonadia bacterium DNA encoding:
- a CDS encoding BamA/TamA family outer membrane protein; this translates as MRTMRLLYAPLLTALVGLLMLGGLAQAQTAAPLISEVRVDGAGYVSADFVRDVVKGILAVGMTLTPEKIAAAEKEIAKQGYYDKVTISQRVTPTGVQVIITVVEKKRIEKILFVGNTVMSDEKLLGIIKSQPGGLVDNRLAERDAARIQETYTKAGYFAQVSRAEVDNFGVLTFVIEEARVEAVKISGLKRTKEHVVKRQINLKPGELFQDRRVTENIHRIYDLGIFKNVTSDVLQGQVDPVRGVIIEFKIEEGRTGQAQLALAYSNLDNLVMMVSWQENNFRGEAEKASVSCELFGRTSYDVSYVEPYWDEKGTSLELSIFDTERRRQFVGGAAVSTANDKFDERREGGSIRLSRPLDEEGRNRVSLRFRSEKVSSSYFQGTRTLAPVSTTGVDTQSTNYTDYADVPVDNPDLLPDTPEPGDINGPLVVAAPLHPGGRLSSLTFGYTNDLRDSRSNTTRGAYSSFSAEVAGSFFGGETSFRKVQGEHRRYYTVREKDVLALRVMGGISIGDLPLFESYSVGGANTLRGYEEDRFRGKRMLLGTVEYRHPLSASLSIVGFVDAGDAFGGRFDTPVPGFTVTAEDEGFSSHVGAGVGMRVDTPLGPLRLDFGWGDEGSQAHFSFGQTF
- a CDS encoding long-chain fatty acid--CoA ligase, whose protein sequence is MGVAVSHSLTECLGATVSRYPDRPALTIDDRTFTYAQLAGAVGALAAALAEGGVGPDQRVAILFPNSPQFVISYFAVLQTGATVVPLHCLQGPEELAHAVNDSGAETLVALNALAPVVEAVRLRAPGLKRVIISGESKLEGVESWESLLRPRMGPAPVVPRTEDDLAVLIYTSGTTGRPKGAMLSHGNLLANARSCKQVLEINHNDVFCGVLPLFHAFGATICMILPVMCGAQSVLVPKFSPLTVLETVVAYKATVLAGVPSMFAVMAQVRTERNFDLSGLRACASGGAALPNEVLYAFDERYGTHIVEGYGPTEASPVVSVNPPRGLRKVGTVGPALPQVSIRICDEDMNWVPAGTEGEICVQGPNVMQGYWHNPTATAETIRNGWLLTGDIGMLDEDGYLSICDRKKDMIIVGGMNVYPREVEDVLFRLPAVAEAAVIGVPSRLRGEDVKAFISLREGASLEAQTVIDFCKNHLANYKVPRTVEFREALPLSGTGKVLKRLLREEHQACR
- a CDS encoding pitrilysin family protein, which codes for MRILPPLLVVALAVVIGCCAEAAPIMDGSHVSEMTLDNGLRVIVKHEPYWGLVTFGFCVKASPLYESDSQRGLSDLVRYMMFDVAPAGSERFEDYVEDLGGSFDSYTSPDATQIRCTTSAFSFPEVLPRLVKATLEPRFDEGLWAQKLQELRRRLLDAQTQPMTRMYSLLWETAFRQHPYGRPIAGTADGIAAYTSQSLADFHKALYVPNNMSLIVVGDVTPQAVFDLAKANLTSYPSRSLKLPVVVPEPTQTEPRTRLEKAPVRGTLVTYAWRAVDVRNKRDVCTLDVLYTLLGEGENSRLTKALLEREQVSAVPEVEFITKRDQGLFVVTCISKTEAEFETRETVLSEVAKLRDTPVSAEELAKAKAVLKAGYAFDSQSYSSQFGSMAFYEAIDSYRFAMDYAAEVDRVTVEDVQRVAKTCLDPEKYNLVIIRPRSGGETSKEARLIP
- a CDS encoding pitrilysin family protein, producing MKRALVVLLVLALTEAVGLVPGASAAALPNGMTLVPVECRGSSICGIHLALKIGPERVPASKAGLRALTQQVLLGRLRDEMGKRGDLLDLRLEGGQGAAFSVQTEWDYVEFRASVTDTNLDKMLKFLAQSVFEADWGEDDIVRAKDLMDRDRSSEGGTDTPASSAFSLFRKAILGDTPLSQPVYGTSESRAKITLADVKAFYKSYYVPNLSSLCVVAPLTPKQITDLATKSFGSYKPRDVSRLAEVTPGPKESRVEIGASPDLDTAVIIVGIPVGAPGTDAFLMGEIVHAALTGPKGSLTADPSLLTVFSLPERLGNAVPGVVGVLPLAYERQPYLAAFARAAPTSVEAVRAGILKHFQELATKPLSPEALKRAKTRAINLHASPLEDAVTAASVINRASLYGLDYTKQSDYATRISAVTAEALQQFAKTSFTRHAVGVLMPGD